One window of Alkalispirochaeta americana genomic DNA carries:
- a CDS encoding UDP-glucuronic acid decarboxylase family protein produces MTILVAGGAGFIGSHLCERLLGLGHDVVCADNFSTGFRQNLDHLRAQSAFTLVEQDMTDPASSLPASDMIMNLACPASPRQYQLDPLGTLRANLLGTMNLLELAGRWRAPFFQASTSEVYGDPGVHPQSELYWGNVNPLGSRACYNEGKRCAETLCVNYHRHRGQPLAIARIFNTYGPRMDPDDGRVISSFIVQALRNEPIELFGGGHQTRSFCYIDDLLEGILACAFSVEAFSGPVNLGNPQETSIRAVAEEIIELTNSRSRLIMRPMPEDDPRRRCPDISLARHLYRWEPRTALTAGLLKTISWFDGVLSR; encoded by the coding sequence ATGACGATCCTTGTAGCGGGAGGGGCGGGGTTTATCGGCTCGCATCTCTGCGAGCGCCTTCTGGGGCTGGGTCACGACGTGGTTTGCGCAGACAACTTCTCCACCGGGTTCCGGCAGAATCTGGACCATCTCCGGGCGCAGTCAGCCTTCACCCTGGTGGAGCAGGACATGACAGACCCGGCGAGCTCGCTTCCCGCGAGTGATATGATCATGAACCTGGCCTGTCCCGCCTCGCCCCGACAGTACCAGCTGGACCCTCTGGGAACCCTTCGGGCCAATCTTCTGGGGACGATGAACCTTCTGGAGCTTGCAGGCCGCTGGCGCGCCCCCTTTTTTCAGGCCTCCACCAGCGAGGTCTATGGCGACCCCGGAGTTCATCCCCAGAGCGAGCTGTATTGGGGGAACGTGAACCCCCTGGGCAGCCGGGCCTGTTATAACGAGGGGAAGCGCTGCGCCGAGACTCTCTGTGTTAATTACCATCGCCATCGGGGCCAGCCTCTGGCGATTGCCCGGATCTTCAACACCTACGGGCCGCGCATGGATCCCGACGATGGCCGGGTTATCTCATCCTTTATCGTGCAGGCTCTGCGGAACGAGCCCATCGAGCTCTTTGGCGGTGGCCACCAGACCCGGTCCTTTTGCTACATCGATGATCTGCTGGAGGGGATTCTGGCCTGCGCCTTTTCGGTGGAGGCCTTCTCCGGTCCGGTGAACCTGGGAAACCCCCAGGAGACATCCATCCGGGCCGTGGCCGAAGAGATTATCGAACTCACCAACAGCCGGTCTCGCCTGATCATGCGACCCATGCCCGAAGACGATCCCCGCCGGCGCTGCCCCGATATCTCCCTGGCGCGGCACCTCTACCGGTGGGAACCCCGGACGGCCCTCACCGCAGGGCTTCTGAAGACGATCTCCTGGTTCGATGGGGTCCTCTCCCGGTAG
- a CDS encoding leucine-rich repeat protein: MTTWHKNPRVYSLFSLVCIAACSAILSPFEKSEQDSAMPSRPGADRTGTLEIIFNQTGISTVLPPEVAPDDLEFNLTLTPADPAQEPIEVQELPAGELSLPGIPEGTWNISLRGYFPEGTPLEGVIPNVYAFGASSQDPIEITAGLPTTWVAQLLAIQSDEGEGSVRIELSWNPELFPGNPGTSRVTNYEDDADALTPSLQLLVPGQAPEDREPPFYIDPADEGITITFDADQGTLTYEQDNLPSGFYRIAIPLERHDSETGQTYAVGTYRDVIHIYDGRRSEKDLEITPLIGTPPSAPENLQLSPVSFDETEEEWTVGLSWTRTANTALSYRIYRRVNDGAFEVLDGATDLPRDTSFFSDTFEPADLDDTYQYRVIAANSYGTSSPLASPVLSANPEGNEGDFLFTVHSDYLILTGYTGAAEDDVIIPPAAEVGGVTRTVRTIAASAFEGKQITGTLTIADSVTEIGRLAFNTNNFTGNLVIPDSVTTIKDNAFRNAGFGGSLTLGENLETIEVGAFRDNQFTGGLTIPGSITSMGTRVFQEAGFTGPLNLENLSLTSIEANTFTDTGFTGTLVIPESVQTIGVQAFQNANFTGSLVISDSVTTVGNAAFQNAGFDGSLTLGENLETIGPEAFRNNQFTGGLTIPGSVAFIGASAFRTAGFTGPLNLENLSLTSIEITTFADTGLTGTLVIPESVQTIGGQAFMNTNFTGNLVIPDAVTTVGNAAFRTAGFDGTLTLGENLETIGSDSFRGNQFTGGLTIPGSIASMGPRAFQSSGFTGTLNLESLVLTSIPDNAFQATGFTGSLEIPISVTTIGISAFEDSKFDGTLTLPSGLTGLANGAFRTNNFTGNLEIPGTLTSVAISAFSNAGFTGALTLNEGIQSIGAFAFVGTGFTGDLVVPDSVISVGNQALRGAFDGTLTLGENLVTIGSTAFSPSGSGFSGQLTIPESVTTIGVGAFAENTFENTELLIPASVESVGAEAFTLMANLETVIVNRWEAPDGITTAGVDLFQGSPIAGGTGSILVPAGSETAYKEADGWNQYSDIIEEKTTELVISSGTLDTIFPTGTTFYYDLIDAESYDHEGSGWGSGTSPWNFDTWYEDENVQLLEKDGVTNVVKTTGTRPQFEPEALTGLAPGKEWRILLTNWPDRGPASAFRRANLSQPFTLSEGGTITLDDNDFVAWDWDS; the protein is encoded by the coding sequence ATGACCACCTGGCACAAGAATCCGAGAGTCTATTCGCTCTTTTCCCTTGTCTGTATCGCTGCCTGCAGCGCGATTCTGTCCCCTTTCGAGAAATCTGAACAAGACAGCGCCATGCCATCTCGCCCGGGAGCAGACAGAACAGGCACCCTGGAGATCATCTTTAATCAGACCGGAATTTCCACGGTCCTTCCCCCCGAGGTAGCCCCGGATGACCTGGAGTTCAATCTCACCCTCACCCCCGCTGACCCCGCTCAGGAACCTATCGAGGTACAGGAGCTGCCCGCCGGAGAACTCTCGTTGCCGGGCATCCCCGAGGGGACCTGGAATATTTCGCTTCGGGGCTACTTCCCCGAGGGAACACCCCTGGAGGGGGTCATCCCTAATGTCTACGCTTTCGGCGCGTCCTCCCAGGACCCGATCGAAATCACCGCAGGTCTCCCCACCACGTGGGTGGCCCAGCTGCTGGCCATCCAGTCCGATGAAGGAGAGGGTTCGGTGAGGATCGAACTCTCCTGGAACCCGGAGTTATTTCCCGGAAATCCCGGGACTTCACGCGTTACGAACTACGAAGACGACGCAGACGCACTGACACCCTCGCTGCAGTTGCTCGTGCCAGGGCAAGCCCCGGAAGACCGGGAGCCCCCCTTTTATATCGATCCCGCCGATGAAGGGATCACCATCACCTTCGACGCAGACCAGGGCACCCTTACCTACGAACAGGATAACCTGCCAAGCGGCTTCTACCGCATCGCGATTCCCCTGGAACGGCACGACAGCGAGACCGGCCAGACCTATGCCGTGGGAACCTATCGCGACGTGATCCATATCTACGACGGACGACGCTCGGAAAAGGATCTGGAGATCACTCCGCTGATCGGGACCCCGCCCTCGGCCCCGGAGAATCTTCAACTCTCACCGGTGAGTTTTGACGAGACCGAAGAAGAATGGACGGTGGGGCTCTCCTGGACCAGAACAGCCAACACTGCCCTGAGCTACCGAATCTACCGCCGGGTAAACGATGGGGCCTTCGAAGTTCTTGACGGGGCCACCGACCTTCCGCGAGATACATCCTTCTTCAGCGACACCTTCGAACCCGCTGATCTGGACGACACCTATCAATACCGAGTGATCGCTGCAAACAGCTACGGAACCTCTTCTCCACTGGCATCCCCTGTTCTTTCGGCAAATCCCGAAGGAAATGAGGGTGATTTCCTTTTTACTGTTCACTCGGACTACCTGATCCTGACGGGCTACACCGGTGCAGCTGAGGATGACGTGATTATACCCCCCGCTGCAGAGGTGGGTGGGGTTACGAGAACGGTCAGGACGATTGCTGCTTCGGCCTTTGAAGGCAAACAGATCACTGGCACCCTTACTATCGCCGATTCGGTCACAGAGATCGGCCGTCTTGCGTTCAACACCAATAACTTCACGGGAAACCTGGTGATCCCCGACTCGGTTACAACCATCAAGGATAACGCCTTCCGGAACGCTGGATTCGGTGGTTCCCTTACCCTGGGAGAAAACCTCGAAACCATTGAGGTGGGAGCCTTCAGGGACAACCAGTTCACAGGAGGGCTGACGATCCCCGGTTCGATTACCTCCATGGGCACGAGAGTTTTTCAGGAGGCCGGATTCACCGGCCCCCTCAATCTGGAAAACCTCTCGCTCACGTCGATCGAGGCGAACACCTTCACCGATACCGGGTTCACAGGAACTCTGGTAATTCCCGAGTCGGTTCAGACCATTGGTGTGCAAGCCTTCCAGAACGCCAATTTCACGGGTAGCCTGGTAATCTCCGATTCGGTCACAACCGTTGGAAACGCCGCGTTCCAGAACGCCGGGTTCGATGGGTCCCTGACCCTGGGGGAAAACCTCGAAACCATTGGACCTGAGGCCTTCAGGAACAACCAGTTCACAGGAGGGCTGACGATCCCCGGTTCGGTTGCCTTTATTGGTGCGAGTGCCTTTCGTACCGCCGGATTTACCGGCCCCCTCAATCTGGAAAACCTCTCGCTCACGTCGATCGAAATAACCACCTTCGCCGATACCGGACTCACGGGCACTCTGGTAATTCCCGAGTCGGTTCAGACCATTGGAGGGCAAGCCTTCATGAACACCAACTTCACGGGCAACCTGGTGATTCCCGATGCAGTTACAACCGTTGGAAATGCCGCCTTCCGGACCGCTGGATTTGATGGAACCCTGACCCTGGGAGAAAACCTCGAAACCATTGGATCCGACTCCTTTAGGGGAAACCAGTTCACAGGAGGGCTGACGATCCCCGGTTCGATTGCCTCCATGGGTCCCAGAGCCTTTCAGAGCTCCGGATTCACCGGCACTCTCAATCTGGAAAGCCTCGTGCTCACATCGATCCCGGACAATGCCTTCCAGGCCACCGGATTCACGGGAAGCCTGGAGATCCCCATTTCGGTTACAACCATTGGGATCTCTGCCTTCGAAGATTCCAAATTCGACGGTACTCTCACGCTACCTTCGGGGCTCACCGGACTTGCCAATGGTGCTTTCAGGACTAACAACTTCACAGGAAATCTGGAGATTCCCGGCACCTTAACCTCTGTAGCGATCAGCGCTTTTTCGAACGCCGGATTCACCGGGGCCCTCACCCTGAATGAAGGAATTCAGTCAATTGGAGCATTCGCCTTTGTTGGAACCGGATTCACAGGCGATCTGGTCGTACCAGATTCGGTTATCTCTGTGGGCAATCAGGCCCTGAGGGGAGCTTTTGACGGAACTCTTACCCTGGGAGAAAATCTTGTAACAATTGGCAGTACTGCCTTTAGCCCAAGTGGTAGCGGCTTCTCGGGTCAGCTCACAATTCCCGAGTCGGTTACAACTATCGGGGTCGGTGCCTTTGCAGAAAACACCTTCGAGAACACGGAACTCCTTATACCCGCCAGTGTTGAGTCTGTCGGAGCAGAGGCTTTCACCCTCATGGCCAACCTCGAAACCGTCATAGTAAACCGCTGGGAGGCTCCCGACGGGATAACCACCGCTGGGGTTGACCTGTTCCAGGGTTCCCCCATCGCAGGCGGAACCGGGAGCATCCTGGTGCCCGCAGGTTCCGAGACCGCCTACAAGGAAGCCGACGGGTGGAACCAGTATTCTGACATCATCGAAGAAAAAACCACGGAACTGGTGATATCCTCCGGGACGCTTGATACAATATTTCCTACAGGCACCACCTTTTACTACGATCTCATTGATGCCGAATCCTATGACCATGAGGGGTCTGGGTGGGGCTCAGGAACATCACCCTGGAATTTCGATACCTGGTACGAAGATGAAAACGTCCAGCTCCTCGAGAAAGACGGTGTGACGAACGTGGTGAAGACGACGGGTACCCGACCCCAGTTTGAGCCGGAAGCCCTGACGGGCCTTGCTCCCGGCAAGGAATGGCGCATACTTCTGACCAACTGGCCCGACAGAGGCCCTGCATCAGCATTCAGAAGAGCAAACCTCTCGCAGCCCTTCACGCTCTCCGAGGGAGGCACCATCACTCTTGATGACAATGACTTTGTGGCCTGGGACTGGGACAGCTAA
- a CDS encoding fibronectin type III domain-containing protein has translation MVSWYKNVKVYVLCSLVCVAACSAVLSPFEKSDNDRSPALRGGTGATGTLIITFPVGAATVLPPEASPEDLRFDLTLTPDDPDQEELEALDLSVSEISLPGIPPGTWNISLRGYFPDDTEVETFGASGEVNIIAGQIVTWTADLQAARTEDGEGSVEIELSWDPPGLITGYHNDAGVPTPSLQRLRPGQTPDEPIHIPTANIDFDSGAGTLRYHQTGPDSLLESGFYRIVIPLQRNGIPVATYRDIIHIYDGRRSEKTLDITGRIGLPPSAPEDLQATQGAFDPDEGWAVHLSWTRTANTALGYRIYRKEAGADEFATALPGAGSLPSNSSLYTDRVPPDSSWHYRVVAYNTYGESQGAETPEPFEAGGVFTVTYLGGDGSSGAPPGPVYLMADADPHEILQPQALRGPGLTGHEGSGITQRFLGWLEGDDEYQPGDSLTITGDITLTAQWTNDNEVIGKIGPAGGLVFFDTDDDSDPMHESNRTSNLVGWRYLEISLEQIAPLPWLRSGIETGDLENLEYMEEIGQASGLGRHNTTAVIAAQGGTGDYAALEARNYAGGGFSDWFLPSEEELAILDAKIFQNEDLRNRAGIQDSSWFWHSNLRHDGAAARYFYTGSGFITDPPLTDLLPSRVIRGFAGPEETYIVFYDPGLADENWGMSLYTSTNHPPRFHSQGEPVTIPHVVPLPDSSSFLGWQEVGTDSPMALIEWDGEGDPPTFTMPGRDVFLQGQWVANLVISSETLDTIFGTGTIVYYDLIDADGYAHQGSGWGSGQTSEDFDGWYGDGNVQLLQKDGETLQAKEGDRPQFEPGALTGLAPGKEWRILLTSWSEREETTSYGDAALSDPFMLSEGAPLILNTSDFVDTWWISD, from the coding sequence ATGGTCTCTTGGTACAAAAACGTTAAAGTATATGTCCTGTGTTCCCTGGTCTGTGTAGCTGCCTGTAGCGCCGTACTCTCACCTTTTGAAAAGTCAGACAACGATCGCTCACCGGCACTGCGGGGCGGGACCGGTGCCACAGGCACCCTGATCATCACCTTTCCCGTGGGCGCTGCCACGGTGCTTCCCCCGGAGGCATCTCCTGAAGACCTGCGCTTTGATCTTACCCTTACCCCAGATGACCCGGATCAGGAAGAGCTTGAAGCGCTAGATCTCTCTGTCTCGGAGATCTCCCTGCCGGGCATCCCCCCAGGAACCTGGAACATCTCGCTCCGGGGCTATTTTCCCGATGACACCGAGGTGGAAACCTTTGGGGCCTCCGGGGAGGTCAATATCATTGCAGGCCAGATCGTCACCTGGACCGCCGATCTCCAGGCTGCCAGGACCGAAGACGGAGAAGGCTCCGTGGAGATAGAACTCTCCTGGGACCCTCCCGGGCTGATCACCGGATACCACAACGATGCAGGAGTCCCCACGCCTTCTCTACAGCGGCTCAGACCGGGCCAGACCCCTGACGAACCGATCCATATTCCCACAGCAAACATTGATTTTGACTCCGGGGCAGGAACCCTGCGCTACCACCAGACCGGCCCCGACAGCCTCCTGGAGAGCGGCTTCTACCGCATCGTGATCCCCCTGCAGAGAAACGGCATCCCCGTGGCGACCTACCGCGATATCATCCACATCTACGACGGCCGACGCTCGGAGAAGACTCTGGATATCACCGGGCGCATCGGGCTCCCCCCCTCGGCACCGGAGGATCTTCAGGCAACTCAAGGAGCTTTTGACCCCGACGAAGGCTGGGCCGTTCATCTTTCCTGGACCAGAACGGCCAACACCGCCCTGGGGTACCGAATCTACCGCAAGGAGGCCGGTGCGGACGAGTTCGCCACGGCCCTTCCCGGAGCTGGCTCATTACCCTCCAACAGTTCCCTCTATACCGACCGGGTCCCTCCCGACTCATCCTGGCACTATCGCGTGGTTGCCTATAACACCTACGGCGAGTCCCAGGGAGCAGAGACCCCGGAGCCCTTCGAGGCTGGCGGGGTCTTCACCGTGACCTATCTGGGGGGCGATGGCTCCAGCGGGGCGCCCCCGGGCCCGGTTTATCTGATGGCCGACGCCGACCCTCACGAGATACTGCAACCCCAGGCCCTGCGCGGCCCCGGCCTGACAGGCCACGAGGGTTCGGGAATCACCCAGCGTTTCCTGGGCTGGCTTGAGGGCGATGATGAGTACCAACCCGGGGATTCCCTGACGATTACTGGCGATATCACCCTCACCGCCCAATGGACCAACGATAACGAGGTAATCGGGAAGATAGGCCCCGCCGGGGGACTCGTGTTTTTTGACACCGATGATGATAGCGACCCCATGCACGAATCCAACCGCACCAGCAACCTGGTGGGATGGCGCTATCTGGAAATCTCTCTGGAGCAGATTGCCCCGCTTCCCTGGCTGAGGAGTGGCATCGAGACAGGAGACCTCGAAAACCTCGAGTATATGGAAGAGATAGGACAAGCATCGGGACTGGGACGGCACAATACCACTGCGGTCATCGCAGCCCAGGGAGGTACAGGAGATTACGCGGCCCTGGAAGCCCGGAACTACGCGGGGGGAGGTTTCTCCGACTGGTTCCTTCCTTCGGAAGAAGAGCTGGCTATTCTTGATGCAAAGATCTTTCAGAATGAGGATCTCCGCAACCGTGCGGGAATTCAGGACAGCAGCTGGTTTTGGCACTCAAATCTTAGACATGATGGTGCCGCAGCACGTTATTTTTATACTGGATCGGGCTTCATAACAGATCCTCCCCTGACTGATCTCCTTCCCTCCCGAGTGATCCGGGGCTTTGCCGGGCCCGAAGAGACCTATATCGTCTTCTACGACCCCGGGCTTGCCGATGAGAACTGGGGAATGTCTCTCTACACGAGCACAAACCATCCTCCCCGGTTCCACAGCCAGGGAGAACCCGTGACCATTCCTCACGTGGTGCCGCTACCGGACTCAAGCTCCTTTCTGGGGTGGCAGGAAGTCGGAACAGACAGCCCCATGGCCCTCATTGAATGGGATGGCGAGGGTGATCCCCCGACCTTCACCATGCCCGGCAGGGATGTCTTCCTGCAGGGCCAGTGGGTCGCCAATCTGGTGATATCCTCCGAGACCCTGGATACAATCTTCGGCACAGGCACCATCGTTTACTACGATCTCATTGATGCCGATGGCTATGCGCATCAGGGGTCTGGGTGGGGCTCAGGACAAACATCCGAGGATTTCGATGGCTGGTACGGAGATGGGAACGTCCAGCTCCTCCAGAAAGACGGCGAAACCCTGCAAGCCAAAGAAGGAGATCGCCCCCAGTTTGAGCCTGGAGCCCTGACGGGCCTTGCTCCCGGCAAGGAATGGCGAATACTTCTGACCAGCTGGAGCGAGCGGGAGGAGACAACGAGTTACGGTGATGCCGCCCTTTCAGACCCCTTCATGCTCTCCGAGGGAGCCCCCCTCATCCTCAACACCAGTGACTTTGTTGATACTTGGTGGATCAGCGACTAA